The Bacillus sp. Y1 genome has a window encoding:
- the clpP gene encoding ATP-dependent Clp endopeptidase proteolytic subunit ClpP encodes MNLIPTVIEQTNRGERAYDIYSRLLKDRIIMLGSGIDDNVANSIVAQLLFLEAENPEKDISIYINSPGGSITAGMAIYDTMQFIKPDVQTICIGMAASMGAFLLAAGTKGKRYALPNAEVMIHQPLGGAQGQATEIEIAAKRILFLREKLNGILAERTGQPMEVISKDTDRDNFMTADRAKEYGLVDHIISRNTLETKKEEK; translated from the coding sequence GGAGAGCGTGCATATGATATTTACTCACGCCTATTAAAAGACCGCATTATCATGCTTGGAAGTGGAATTGACGATAATGTGGCTAATTCAATCGTCGCTCAGTTATTATTTTTAGAAGCGGAAAATCCTGAAAAAGACATATCCATCTACATTAACTCACCAGGCGGCAGCATTACGGCTGGTATGGCAATCTACGACACAATGCAGTTCATTAAGCCTGACGTTCAAACAATTTGTATCGGTATGGCGGCATCTATGGGTGCATTCCTTCTTGCTGCTGGTACAAAAGGAAAGCGTTATGCTCTTCCAAATGCAGAAGTAATGATTCACCAACCGCTTGGTGGAGCACAAGGTCAAGCAACGGAAATCGAAATCGCTGCGAAGCGCATCCTTTTCCTACGTGAAAAGTTAAACGGCATTCTTGCTGAGCGTACTGGTCAACCAATGGAAGTCATTTCTAAAGACACAGACCGCGACAACTTCATGACAGCTGATCGTGCAAAGGAATATGGCCTAGTTGACCATATCATTTCACGCAACACGCTTGAAACGAAGAAGGAAGAAAAATAA
- a CDS encoding HPr family phosphocarrier protein gives MVEKQVVVKLKTGLQARPAALFVQEANRFSSEVFLEKDGKKVNAKSIMGLMSLAVSSGSSVNLIVNGTDEEAALEALEKYVQKEA, from the coding sequence ATGGTGGAAAAACAAGTGGTAGTAAAGTTGAAGACTGGTTTACAGGCACGCCCTGCAGCGTTGTTTGTACAAGAAGCAAATCGTTTTTCGTCAGAAGTATTTTTAGAGAAAGACGGCAAGAAGGTAAATGCAAAGAGCATCATGGGGCTTATGAGCTTAGCTGTTAGCTCAGGTTCATCTGTGAATTTGATCGTTAATGGAACGGATGAAGAAGCAGCACTTGAAGCATTAGAAAAATATGTTCAAAAAGAAGCATAA
- the whiA gene encoding DNA-binding protein WhiA — protein sequence MSFASETKKELTNIEGKECCGKAELSALIRMNGSLSFSNRKLVVDIQTENAAIARRIYTLVKRYYDVQVELLVRKKMRLKKNNVYIVRLSQDAKIILEDLFILEEGFVFAHNIAEVLIKKKCCKRSYLRGAFLAGGSVNNPETSSYHLEIFSLYKEHNDSLCELMNTFGLNSKTLERKKGFITYLKEAEKITEFLNIIGAHNALLRFEDIRIVRDMRNSVNRLVNCETANLNKTIGASLRQVENIRFIQDTVGLHILPEKLREIAELRIAYQDVTLKELGEMVSGGNISKSGINHRLRKIDEIAEKLRVGENVSKTM from the coding sequence GTGTCATTCGCTTCGGAAACGAAAAAAGAGTTAACGAATATTGAAGGAAAAGAATGCTGCGGGAAAGCGGAGCTGTCCGCTTTGATTCGAATGAATGGCTCATTGTCCTTCTCTAATCGAAAACTAGTGGTCGATATCCAAACGGAAAATGCTGCGATTGCACGAAGAATTTATACGTTGGTAAAACGATATTACGACGTTCAAGTAGAACTTCTAGTTCGAAAGAAAATGAGATTGAAAAAGAACAATGTGTATATTGTAAGGCTATCACAGGATGCAAAGATCATCTTAGAGGATTTATTTATCCTAGAAGAAGGATTTGTGTTTGCTCACAATATTGCTGAGGTACTTATTAAAAAGAAATGCTGTAAGCGCTCCTATTTACGTGGAGCATTTTTAGCAGGAGGTTCGGTGAACAATCCGGAAACTTCCTCTTATCATCTCGAAATTTTTTCACTTTATAAAGAGCATAACGACTCTTTATGTGAATTGATGAATACATTTGGTTTAAACAGCAAAACGCTGGAAAGAAAAAAGGGCTTCATCACGTACTTAAAGGAAGCTGAAAAAATCACCGAATTCCTAAATATTATCGGTGCCCATAATGCACTGCTAAGGTTTGAGGACATTCGGATCGTACGTGACATGCGTAACTCGGTGAACCGGTTGGTCAATTGTGAAACGGCGAACTTAAACAAGACGATTGGTGCGTCTTTACGACAGGTTGAAAATATTCGGTTTATACAAGATACCGTAGGTCTTCATATTTTACCTGAAAAGCTGAGAGAAATTGCAGAACTTCGTATTGCATACCAAGATGTCACGTTGAAGGAGCTAGGAGAAATGGTATCTGGAGGGAACATTAGTAAATCAGGTATCAATCACCGTCTTCGCAAAATTGACGAAATTGCCGAAAAGCTCCGAGTCGGGGAAAACGTGAGTAAAACCATGTAA
- a CDS encoding gluconeogenesis factor YvcK family protein codes for MTKIRQPRIVIIGGGTGLPVLLRGLKKFPVDITAIVTVADDGGSSGRLRDEMDIPPPGDVRNVLAALSDVEPLIEEMFQHRFATANELSGHSLGNLILAAMTSITGNFTHAIQEMSKVLNVRGKVLPAATQSVVLHAEMEDGTIVSGESKIPYSGKRIKRVFLTPGDATPLPETLQAIRKADLIVIGPGSLYTSILPNLLVPKLGEEVCRAKAKKVYICNLMTQAGETLDYSASDHVKAIYDHMKSDFMNTILVNREHIPEEVLTRYSEELAKPVHFDLTTLYDLGLEVVEGEIMSLENGVIRHDTREVANILYSLLINETRKRSKA; via the coding sequence ATGACGAAGATTCGACAGCCTCGAATTGTGATTATTGGGGGCGGAACAGGGCTACCGGTGTTACTTCGCGGATTAAAGAAGTTTCCCGTGGATATTACGGCCATCGTTACGGTTGCTGACGATGGCGGTAGCTCTGGACGCCTTCGAGATGAAATGGACATTCCTCCTCCGGGAGATGTTCGCAATGTACTAGCGGCATTATCTGATGTTGAACCGTTAATTGAGGAAATGTTTCAGCACCGTTTTGCAACAGCTAACGAGTTATCTGGCCATTCGCTTGGTAATTTGATTTTAGCAGCAATGACATCCATCACAGGGAATTTTACTCATGCCATCCAAGAGATGAGCAAGGTATTGAACGTGCGTGGGAAGGTGCTTCCAGCTGCCACACAAAGTGTGGTGTTACATGCAGAAATGGAGGACGGCACGATCGTTTCAGGAGAATCGAAAATTCCTTACTCCGGAAAACGGATCAAGCGGGTGTTTTTAACACCTGGTGATGCGACTCCGCTGCCAGAAACTCTTCAAGCCATTCGAAAAGCGGATTTAATCGTAATTGGACCAGGAAGCTTATATACTAGTATCTTACCTAATCTTCTTGTACCAAAGCTTGGCGAGGAAGTGTGCCGTGCAAAGGCGAAGAAGGTGTATATATGCAACTTAATGACTCAAGCGGGTGAGACGCTTGATTATTCCGCAAGCGACCATGTGAAAGCGATTTACGACCATATGAAGAGTGATTTTATGAACACCATTTTAGTAAATAGGGAACATATCCCAGAAGAGGTTCTTACTCGCTATAGCGAAGAGCTAGCAAAACCTGTACACTTTGATTTAACTACTCTATATGATTTAGGACTTGAAGTGGTAGAGGGAGAAATCATGAGCCTTGAAAATGGAGTGATTCGCCATGACACAAGGGAAGTAGCAAATATTTTATATTCTTTATTAATAAATGAAACCCGCAAGCGGTCTAAAGCGTAG
- the rapZ gene encoding RNase adapter RapZ, giving the protein MSTGATQDTQMVIITGMSGAGKTVAIQSFEDLGFFCVDNLPPTLLPKFLELMKESGNKMNKVALVMDLRGREFFDHLFKALDDLAETSWVTPQILFLDADDSTLVRRYKETRRTHPLAPSGLPLEGIQLERELLEELKGRAQLIYNSSQMKPKELREKILTEFSANKQTIFTVNVMSFGFKYGIPIDADLVFDVRFLPNPHYIESMRPKTGLDEDVSKYVLKWNETTKFLEKVTELLAFMLPHYKREGKAQLVVAIGCTGGQHRSVALTETIAHHFEKDYETRITHRDIERRKEQTT; this is encoded by the coding sequence ATGAGTACTGGAGCGACACAAGATACACAAATGGTGATTATAACGGGGATGTCTGGTGCAGGGAAAACAGTCGCCATTCAAAGCTTTGAAGATCTAGGTTTTTTCTGTGTGGATAACCTGCCACCAACCTTATTGCCAAAATTTCTTGAACTTATGAAAGAGTCCGGAAATAAGATGAATAAGGTAGCGCTTGTAATGGATTTAAGGGGGAGAGAGTTTTTCGACCACTTATTCAAAGCACTAGATGATCTTGCAGAAACATCATGGGTTACTCCGCAAATTCTATTCTTAGATGCGGACGATTCCACGCTTGTTCGTCGCTACAAAGAAACTCGACGTACTCATCCGCTTGCTCCGTCCGGACTTCCGTTAGAAGGTATTCAGCTAGAGCGAGAGCTGCTTGAGGAATTAAAGGGAAGAGCACAACTAATTTACAATAGCTCGCAAATGAAGCCGAAAGAATTGCGTGAGAAAATTTTAACGGAGTTTTCAGCGAATAAGCAAACGATCTTTACGGTCAATGTGATGAGCTTTGGATTTAAGTACGGAATTCCGATTGACGCAGACTTAGTTTTCGATGTTCGCTTTTTACCGAACCCGCACTATATTGAGTCGATGAGACCAAAGACGGGTCTTGATGAGGATGTTTCAAAGTATGTACTGAAGTGGAATGAGACGACGAAGTTCTTAGAAAAAGTAACGGAACTGTTAGCCTTTATGCTTCCTCATTACAAACGCGAGGGGAAAGCGCAGCTCGTGGTGGCCATTGGATGTACAGGTGGGCAGCATCGATCTGTGGCATTGACTGAAACCATTGCACACCACTTCGAAAAAGACTATGAAACTCGAATCACTCATCGTGACATCGAAAGGAGAAAGGAACAAACTACATGA
- a CDS encoding NUDIX hydrolase, with translation MQRVTNCVLVKDNKVLLLQKPRRGWWVAPGGKMEPGESVRDCCIREYREETGIYLRNPNIKGIFTFIMKDGDQVVSEWMMFTFFGTEADGINLDESEEGKLAWHDFHQIKDLPMADGDYHILDYMIHGQGIIYGTFTYTTDFQLIQYRLDPS, from the coding sequence GTGCAACGAGTGACAAATTGTGTATTGGTAAAGGATAATAAAGTCTTGCTGCTCCAAAAGCCTAGACGTGGCTGGTGGGTGGCTCCCGGTGGAAAGATGGAGCCCGGTGAATCAGTGAGAGACTGCTGTATTCGAGAGTACCGTGAAGAGACGGGTATTTACTTGAGAAACCCAAATATTAAGGGCATTTTTACATTTATCATGAAAGATGGAGACCAAGTTGTTTCAGAATGGATGATGTTCACCTTTTTTGGAACAGAAGCTGATGGAATCAATCTGGATGAGTCAGAGGAAGGAAAGCTTGCTTGGCATGACTTTCATCAGATTAAAGATTTACCGATGGCAGACGGGGATTATCATATATTGGACTACATGATCCACGGTCAAGGAATCATCTATGGCACTTTTACATATACAACCGATTTTCAGTTAATTCAATATCGTCTTGATCCTAGCTAA
- the trxB gene encoding thioredoxin-disulfide reductase, producing MSEEKIYDVIIAGAGPAGMTAAVYTSRANLSTLMIERGVPGGQMANTEEVENYPGFDHILGPELSTKMFDHAKKFGAEYAYGDIKEVIDGEEYKTVVAGSKQYKARAVIITTGAEYKKIGVPGEKELGGRGVSYCAVCDGAFFKGKELVVVGGGDSAVEEGVYLTRFASKVTIVHRRDELRAQKILQQRAFDNEKIDFIWNHTVKQINDKDGKVGSVTLVSTQDGAEQEFQADGVFIYIGMVPLSKPFANLGITNSDGYIETNDRMETKVPGIFAAGDIREKTLRQIVTATGDGSIAAQAAQHYVEELMESLKQKA from the coding sequence GTGTCTGAAGAAAAAATTTATGATGTCATTATTGCTGGTGCTGGTCCTGCTGGGATGACGGCCGCTGTGTATACATCACGTGCGAATCTTTCTACATTAATGATTGAGCGCGGTGTACCAGGTGGACAAATGGCGAACACTGAAGAGGTTGAAAACTATCCAGGTTTTGACCATATTTTAGGACCTGAGCTTTCTACAAAAATGTTTGATCATGCGAAAAAGTTTGGTGCTGAGTACGCTTATGGCGATATAAAAGAAGTAATTGATGGTGAAGAATATAAAACAGTTGTAGCTGGTTCGAAGCAGTACAAAGCTCGTGCAGTGATTATTACAACTGGTGCTGAATATAAGAAAATTGGCGTTCCTGGTGAAAAAGAGCTTGGTGGCCGTGGGGTTTCTTACTGTGCGGTTTGTGACGGCGCATTTTTCAAGGGGAAAGAACTTGTCGTTGTTGGTGGAGGAGACTCTGCGGTAGAAGAAGGAGTGTACTTAACACGCTTCGCTTCTAAAGTAACGATCGTTCACCGTCGTGACGAGCTTCGTGCCCAAAAAATTCTTCAGCAACGTGCGTTTGACAATGAAAAAATTGATTTCATCTGGAATCACACAGTGAAGCAAATCAATGATAAGGACGGCAAAGTTGGAAGTGTTACTCTTGTGTCAACACAAGATGGTGCAGAACAGGAATTCCAAGCAGATGGCGTATTCATCTACATCGGAATGGTTCCTCTATCAAAACCGTTTGCGAACCTGGGTATTACTAACAGTGACGGATACATTGAAACCAATGACCGTATGGAAACGAAGGTTCCTGGTATTTTCGCTGCTGGAGATATTCGTGAAAAAACACTTCGTCAAATTGTTACTGCAACAGGTGACGGAAGTATCGCCGCTCAAGCTGCGCAACACTATGTAGAAGAACTAATGGAATCATTAAAGCAAAAAGCATAA